Proteins encoded within one genomic window of Ovis aries strain OAR_USU_Benz2616 breed Rambouillet chromosome 1, ARS-UI_Ramb_v3.0, whole genome shotgun sequence:
- the LOC101118753 gene encoding olfactory receptor 6K2: MENANQTTAHEFIFSAFPYSWRDSVICFVILLFIYAFIVVGNVVIITVVQLNIHLHTPMYFFISALSFLEIWYTTATIPKMLSCLLREKSISLNGCLLQMYFFHSTGISEVCLLTAMAFDRYLAICSPLHYPTVMTSKLCVWLTLGCCVCGFATPLPEIAWISTLPFCGSNHLEHIFCDFLPVLRLACTDTQAILMIQVVDVVHAVEIITAVMLIFMSYIGIVAVILRIRSTEGRRKAFSTCISHLTVFLLFFGSVALMYLRFSATYSLFWDTAIALAFAVVSPFFNPIIYSLRNKEIKEAIKKHMSQANIFFS; this comes from the coding sequence ATGGAGAATGCCAATCAAACCACTGCTCATGAGTTTATCTTCTCCGCTTTCCCTTATTCCTGGAGAGATTCTGTCATCTGTTTTGTTATACTGCTCTTCATTTATGCATTCATTGTTGTTGGAAATGTGGTCATCATCACAGTGGTCCAGCTGAATATTCATCTCCACACTCCCATGTACTTCTTTATCAGTGCCCTTTCTTTCCTGGAGATCTGGTATACCACAGCTACCATACCAAAGATGCTCTCTTGCCTGCTTCGTGAGAAGAGCATTTCCCTAAATGGTTGTCTCCTGCAGATGTATTTCTTCCATTCCACAGGCATCAGTGAGGTTTGTCTCTTGACAGCTATGGCCTTTGACCGCTACCTGGCCATCTGCAGCCCTCTTCATTACCCTACTGTCATGACCTCAAAGCTATGTGTCTGGCTGActttaggttgctgtgtttgtGGTTTTGCCACACCCCTTCCTGAGATTGCCTGGATCTCCACATTGCCATTTTGTGGCTCTAATCACCTAGAGCATATTTTCTGTGACTTCCTCCCAGTACTACGCCTGGCCTGCACAGACACACAAGCCATCCTCATGATTCAGGTAGTGGATGTTGTCCATGCAGTGGAGATTATTACAGCTGTGATGCTCATCTTCATGTCCTACATTGGTATCGTGGCTGTAATTCTACGTATTCGTTCCACTGAGGGCCGTCGCAAGGCCTTTTCCACATGCATCTCCCACCTCACTGTATTTCTACTCTTCTTTGGCAGTGTGGCTCTCATGTACCTACGCTTCTCTGCCACCTACTCCTTATTCTGGGATACAGCCATTGCTCTGGCCTTTGCAGTTGTGTCCCCATTTTTCAACCCCATTATCTATAGCCTGAGGAATAAAGAGATAAAGGAAGCCATAAAAAAGCACATGAGTCAAGCTAACATCTTTTTTTCATAA